ATTATGTTCAGGATATTGTTGTTGGGAAGCAGACGAGTGGCGGCCAGCCATGCCTCCTCAAAAAGCTCCATGTCAACGGGCATCTCTTTTGCGACGCGAAACTGGTCCCAGCCTTCGGTCAGAAGCTCACCGAACCAGCAGGTAAGCCCCGGCTGGCCCTTTGTTTCGTAAAAGAGGCGATCTATGACTTCCTGCTCGACTCTTTGCCCCGATTCCCGCTCATGCCATCTGAACATCTCCTCCACTTCCCTGAATGTAAGATTCGGGATATGGAGGCTTCTTTGCACATTAAAGGGCGAGCCCTTCTGGTTTTCCACCCCCAAAACTGCCCTGACCCCTATAAGAGCCACGCCGTGAAGAAGATAATCCTTTTCTTCGGTCGATTTGTCCGACTGCTCTTGCCTGACTGTATAAATATTTCTGAAAGCCCCGACTATGGCCGAAATGGCGTCTTCGGACAAAGCGTCGAATTCGTCTAAAATCAGGATAAGGGGTTTTTCCAAAGCTTCTTTCAGAAACAAATCTCCGAATTTTTCTGGCGTGTCGGCCCCGACTGCTTTTTTATTCAACCCCCGCGCCATTTTTTTTTCGATATACATAAGTATCCGGCCGATATCTTCTTCCGTTTTTAAAATTTCCAGATTTATCTTTAGCGCGTCGAATCTTTTGTCTTCCCGCAACTTGAAAAGGACTTCTTTTAGCGCCCATGATTTGCCGGTCTGCCTCGGAGCCCATACGGTTATGTAATTCCCGCCTTTCTGCGGGTTTTCTCCCGTCAACTGCAAAACAGCGCTGCCTATCAAATCTGTTCTCGGGGCATAATAATGTAAATCCGGGTCTATGGGGCCGTATGATGAAAATTTGCGCATTTTTTTGTTTTCCTTTCGGCTTTGTTTTTGACCACATTTAATTCAATTGAGCGCGAAAGACAAGGGTTATGCGGCGCCAGGTCTGCATTGAAACAGGAAAAGTTTTTCGCCTTTCCATCCACATTCGATATCCACGGCAAAACCGCTTTCCTTTTCCAGTTTCAACGCGAGTTCGGCTGTCTTGACAGCCTGCTGATCGGTCATTGAGAGATGTTCGGCCATAACCCGGGACAGCGCGTATTGCTGCATAAAAAGGGAGGGATGGGAAAAGGTGAGACAATCAAACGGATCGGTTTTTTTCTTCGCCCCGTCGTACAGGCAGGAGAGGACGGAGCGCCCCGCGCCCTCAGCGGCCACGTCGTCCAGACGCCTCATCTCGCGCCCAAAAGTCCGGTTCTTCCTGAAAAAAGATTCAAGACAATGATAACGTTGAGAACCCCGGCCGGAAAACATGAATATGACGGGGCGCATATCTCCCAAGCGGAACTTTTATATCGGATGATAAAAGGGCCAACGCCGGAGCCGGAAGCGGCTTTTTGGCCGGACGATTGTTTTACATATCATAAAAAATTATAGAATGAAAACAAAAAAAATCATATTCATTTTTACTCCGAATCAAACAATCCTGATCTGGTTCATGCGAAATCTGGCTCATGCGAAAAAAAAGGGAAAACCCATGAGCCGGCCGGCT
The Candidatus Desulfarcum epimagneticum DNA segment above includes these coding regions:
- a CDS encoding hypothetical protein (Evidence 5 : Unknown function), encoding MFSGRGSQRYHCLESFFRKNRTFGREMRRLDDVAAEGAGRSVLSCLYDGAKKKTDPFDCLTFSHPSLFMQQYALSRVMAEHLSMTDQQAVKTAELALKLEKESGFAVDIECGWKGEKLFLFQCRPGAA
- a CDS encoding conserved hypothetical protein (Evidence 4 : Unknown function but conserved in other organisms), whose protein sequence is MRKFSSYGPIDPDLHYYAPRTDLIGSAVLQLTGENPQKGGNYITVWAPRQTGKSWALKEVLFKLREDKRFDALKINLEILKTEEDIGRILMYIEKKMARGLNKKAVGADTPEKFGDLFLKEALEKPLILILDEFDALSEDAISAIVGAFRNIYTVRQEQSDKSTEEKDYLLHGVALIGVRAVLGVENQKGSPFNVQRSLHIPNLTFREVEEMFRWHERESGQRVEQEVIDRLFYETKGQPGLTCWFGELLTEGWDQFRVAKEMPVDMELFEEAWLAATRLLPNNNILNIISKAKQEPYKRTVLNLFGTTEKISFAYDKAELNFLYMNGVIDFEKTDDKKLYAKFSCPFVQKRLFNYFSDDIFDFAGDLYDPFEDLDDAITDDGLDIRNIIKRYRAYLMKNREWTLKDAPRRSDMRIYEAVFHFNLYMYLSRFMERFKGEIYPEFPTGNGKIDLIVKYAGKTYGIEVKSYTDRRGYSEALTQAARYGDQLKLKEITLVFFVESINDENRTKYEADFFDDETGVKVMPVFVETG